Below is a genomic region from Vairimorpha necatrix chromosome 1, complete sequence.
TTGGTTTGATGTATTTTATTCTGGCTTTACGCTTGATTGCAGTAGATATATTGTGCATTTGATATATATTATCAAACAGTAATGCTTAATCTTAGTATGTTTTGTTATATTCCAATAAGAATCAGATGTTTTTAAGCTGCTTCGACACCATAGACATGTAAGCAGAGTTTAAGTggaattttagaaaatatactaagaattttttggaataaattgtattaaaaaaatatgcaaTATGAATTGTCATctgtgttttttttttaatagtgTTATATGGCAACTacttttagttttttttacacagATTTTTAACTTATGAAAGTAAACCGTAAAATGAAAACAAACGTGGATTTTCAGTAATAATAACATAATCCATTTTCTGCTCAAGTTGACTGATTCAAAGGcctttttaataaattatatcaaaataatatttatcatagaTTTATGTGTTTGACCAAAACTTAACAGctttgaaatttaatttcagtactattttagaatattagtgagttttttaataaatctttttaatgttttgcacttaatttaaatatgacttttatatattgattAAACTAAAGAGAATTTTTTACCTTACAATGCACTTTGACTATATTGAAGTTTATAGGTTAATATTGATTTTCATGTCATTGTTTCTATATCTACTACCATTAAACACGACAGTCATCGTTTCAGAATATTTCTGTCAACCTTtcatcattattttttagaaaacatTATATCAATACcgaaaatttgttttttttgtcaaGCTATGTCTATTGAATCTATACTGTTTGAGCTTTGTCATatcaaaacaaataatGTTATTTGACACTTTATATGAGATATGACGAAGTGATGGTATCATTAATAATACCCAaacaaaacatattttatgttttttttgatttttaccAAACAAGAACAAAAGCAGATAATATCattcaatattaataaaattccaatttttatatttttattacattttttttttcacccaatcaaaaatcttcacacaaattatttatcaaaactgataaaaaaaaatataaaaagaaaaaaaaataacactTTCCACATGAATATGAACAATTTCTTAGTACTTATTACTCTTGCATTGTCCATTAAAGCTTGTAGTTCAGGTCCTAAAAATGGCGAAGAAGAAGGTGAAAAGAAAaaggaagaaaaaaagGCTGAGGAAGGAAAAGACAAAGGAGCAGCAGCTTAAATAAATGTgattgaaatattttatttttttcagtttgttgtttttaacaaacaaagtcatttttaaaagtatataataaaaaaaatttgcataaattatagatttttCCTCTCAggataatatattttaaaatgtataaaaatttcttaatatcAATTGGATTTATTTGGGAAAGGGTTTGTCGATTCTTCTTCTAGCATTGCTTAAAACCTCATTAAAATGAACAATTGAAAAAAGCAACTTTTAAGGCCTTCTCAGACGTTTCAACGAAATGcttttagatttaaaattagaagtgtttatttgtatattaCCATGAAAATAGTTAATTCTTGATATGTCTCAGCACCATAAAGAGTAGATATTTGTAAATGGAAAATTTAAAGGGGAAATAAACCGAAAAGGAGGGAAGATTAAGAGTACGAATTTACAGAATCTTTTTACAAGATGAattgatttaaattttttactttattgATCTTTTCTTTAAGGCTTCCTTGATTAGTTGGTAGACTTCTTCAATGTCTCCATTTCCATTAATCCATTCTACAAGATCTTTCTCCTTGTAGAATTGGATTACTGGCTCAGTGATACTGTGGAAGATCTTTAGTCTTTCTTTTATGACTGTTGTGTTCCTGTCGTCCTCCCTTTTCTCATTTCTCCCTTGTATCCTCTTTATACATTCCTCGTCTCCAGTTACTATGCAAATTACTAGACTTACTGGGTCTTTGCAGAATTCATTAAGAGACTTGGCCTGGTTTACTGTCCTAGGAAATCCATCAAGTAGGCAGGGAGtattttctaattctttctttattagCCTAGTGATACATTCGTCTGAGACATATTTCCCGGCCTTTAATAGATCGTGGATTTCTTTATCTTCTGTGTTTCTCAGTATATCCCCTGTGCTTATATGTTTAAGATTAAAGTCTCTACATATTTGTTTACTTGCTGTGCCTTTTCCACATCCCGGCGGGCCAATAATTATAACGTGTGACATATCAACAAAAAGAGGGCAtgcaaattttaaaattattttttttaggggtaGAAATGAAAACGCCGAAGAAAAGAATGACTCTTAAGACGCCTAAGAGGAGTACGAAGGCGACTTTCAAGTCTAATGATCATACGAAGGGCAAAAAGGAGGAAGTCGTGCCAGTGTCTGATAAAATTGATGACCCTTATAAAACTATCAATGAGTTAGAAATAGACATAAAGAACACAGAGAAAGAtttgataaattctttacaGAAAGAGAATGAATTACTAAGAAGTACTAATTTATATGTCCAGTTTTTAGGACTAGATATTTCCCAGGTAGGAGATAAATATGTtgtcaaatataattcGGACAAAGATAATCGCTTTTTACACTTTGAACTTGTGCCCGAAGAAGACATGTTTGTTTATTCCCTGGTAAATTCAGAAAATATAGACGAATTAGGAGTGCTGGGAGATGAGATAAGTTTTGAGAAAGGGCAGATTGCCAAgttcttttataaagtaATGGAAATTATGATCTCCgattaaatgtaaaaaataaagtaaaaaatttacactttaaaaatgtttataatgctcatttagaaattttactTGTCTAATTGTCATTTAAAATctctaattattttttacttgtCATGTgctcaaaaatttatatatgtcAATAAACaaactaaaataaaacttagtaattgataataaataagtaaatattatatgtaAACTATAAAATGCACTcgtaattaatattattaaacatGCATACTAATAATTAAGAcctgttttttaaataataataaaaatatacaatattactcgataataatttattgcTAATTATGGGtctttcttatttataaacttaCCAAGCTTACCTAACCAATATTCTCTACTATCAGAATCATCAAAggcaaataaataattctcATTTTCACTCATAAGTGCAAGTCTAAAGGGATGATTATCTCCTCCCATAAACACTTCATGAATCCTATCAATATTCTTTAACTCCAAATTCCCTTTAGCCTTCTTTGTTCCATTTGCCTTATGATATCTTAATATACCACTTTTAgtcaatataaaatacttcTCATGCCAGAAACAAGCGAAAATCCTTCTTCTTTTCCACATGTGTCCCTCTGCTTCAACTATACCTTCTTCTCtgtcttttaatatttcacTATCTTGATGTAAATCATGATTGGGAATTCTTAATGGGACAAATGAAGGATTTCTAGCTTTAAGATCACTTTTATCTTTGTCTGTGAGTGGTGTGCTTTTATTTCCTTCTGCTTGTACACTATGCTCTTCATTCTTCTTCTCGTCAATTGACACTTTCTTGTCATCTTTCGGGTTATTAAGTGCCATTCCTGCGGCGACGGCACCAGCCCCGCCTGCAGTAGCACCTGCTACTATCCCAGCATTTCTACCATTATTCGACTTGTTCTGAACAAGCGATTTGTCATTTTCACCTGatttatttgatatatttgactTGTTTTGTTCACTTGGtttatttgatatatttgatttattttgttcaCTTGGTTTGTTTGATAGCTTTGAACTTTCATTTGATTTATTAAGCACAACGCCGGCAGTGGCGGCTGCACCAGCCCCAGCGGCAGTAGCTCCAGCGGCGATTTCTGCATTTCGCATGTTTAGGTTTTTTTTCTCAGCGGCCAAAGATGATAAATTTGGTTTCTCTGGTTTATTTGATAAACTAGATTTTTCAAGTTCACttgatttattttgaagAAAAGGATTACTTGACGCTTTAGGATCATCACTTGATTTTTGTGCTATTCCTCCTGCGGCGGCCACCTTACTTGTGGTTTTTTCCTGTTCACTTGGTTTGTTTGATACATTACTTTCAGAACTTTCTTTCTTTTCACTAACTCCACTATGTATTAATTTCTGAACACTCTCATTAGATTTCTTAGCCAAATCTTCTAATTTGGTTTTTTCCGTCGTGTCAATAATCCTTGACGCACTTGCATCTTTTTTAGGTACTTCTTTAGTATTCCCTTTCTTATCGATTACCATAATACTTTTACGTCTTCTGTTATCATCATTGCTTTTATCTCCCTGCATAAGGGTAAACTGATTCGCttctatttatataaatctcTCCTTTTAATTATCCAATAAAAagatcatttttaattaaaggaggaaaaaaatgataaaaattattagaaaatttttagaataaatttttaagtcattttaatgatttttgtgctttgtttttttgtgcCCCtgaaacatttttttaatctaaaAGTcgttattaattttataacggtattaatattaatttattaattaaaaaaaaactacatttgtattttataaggTGAAAtgtgtcaaatatattcacaaaatattattggaTTAGTTTGAGGAATGTTTCCCCGTTTTGGAATACTTTATTAGTTAATTATACTGATGTATATCTTATTATAGGGCtaataaatcaataaaaacttaaaaactaattgtttgtttgttcaTATAAGGGTTAAAAAGAgatctaaaatataataactACAATTTACAGTGTCTTTTGAATCTCATTGTTACATAAGATAATAATTTTCCAAAATTAGAACTATCTTTATACAGGACAGtttgataaattatcaTAACTTAATTTAAGACGCTTAGTATAATATGCATGCATTAATAATTAcatagttttatttttgtaattatatCAATGtcgtttttaatttaatttgtttcatctttgtatatttttatccctaaaataaacaaaaatggCTCTTTTCTACATCCCTACATTCactaaaaaatcatctGACACTCTACAAAAGTTCAAAAAACTTGTAGAAAAAGTTTTAACTTTACAAAATGTCTCTGAGAATCTTGAAACGATTTACGACTACATCTCCTACGAACAGTCAAAACCAACTTCTGATtgtacaaaatattttataaccAACGAACTAGCTGcatctttttctttaatacaaaattataatattgaaacattttttataaaaattattggtTCATTGAATAAAGacaacttaaaaaattttatagtagtaaatattttaactaGTAGAGTCTGTTTAATATATTCGGAAAGATTGGTAGTTTATAATATGGAAGTAGACAcgttttatataaaatatttgactgataattttcataaagATAAGATGTTTAGGTATGCCACTTTATTATTGTTCAATTTGGATGTATTTAGTAAGTTTCATAAATATAGATTACCAAAGAAAATGAtacaatttattaataataatatggATGTAGAGACATTTGGGATATATATGAtgtatatattaaaagaaaaagaaaataaaaaggtATGGAGTTtggaaa
It encodes:
- a CDS encoding adenylate kinase, which codes for MSHVIIIGPPGCGKGTASKQICRDFNLKHISTGDILRNTEDKEIHDLLKAGKYVSDECITRLIKKELENTPCLLDGFPRTVNQAKSLNEFCKDPVSLVICIVTGDEECIKRIQGRNEKREDDRNTTVIKERLKIFHSITEPVIQFYKEKDLVEWINGNGDIEEVYQLIKEALKKRSIK
- a CDS encoding PH domain-containing protein — translated: MQGDKSNDDNRRRKSIMVIDKKGNTKEVPKKDASASRIIDTTEKTKLEDLAKKSNESVQKLIHSGVSEKKESSESNVSNKPSEQEKTTSKVAAAGGIAQKSSDDPKASSNPFLQNKSSELEKSSLSNKPEKPNLSSLAAEKKNLNMRNAEIAAGATAAGAGAAATAGVVLNKSNESSKLSNKPSEQNKSNISNKPSEQNKSNISNKSGENDKSLVQNKSNNGRNAGIVAGATAGGAGAVAAGMALNNPKDDKKVSIDEKKNEEHSVQAEGNKSTPLTDKDKSDLKARNPSFVPLRIPNHDLHQDSEILKDREEGIVEAEGHMWKRRRIFACFWHEKYFILTKSGILRYHKANGTKKAKGNLELKNIDRIHEVFMGGDNHPFRLALMSENENYLFAFDDSDSREYWLGKLGKFINKKDP